From Aegilops tauschii subsp. strangulata cultivar AL8/78 chromosome 5, Aet v6.0, whole genome shotgun sequence:
AGAATTTCCCCCGAGATAAAATCCCGAATTTCATCTCCAACATTGCAACGATGTGGTTTCCTGAGCCGTGGTGCGCTTGATTTTGGCGCAGGGGTCGAGAATTGCTACGTCTTCAAGAGCAGGCTGCAGGAGTACGCGCAGAAAGCCGGCCTCATGACGCCGGAGTACCAAACCCTCAAGGAGGGGCCTTCCCATGAGCCAATCTTCAAGTCCAGCGTGGTGATTAACAACGTCAAGTACGACTCGCTGCCCGGGTTCTTCAGCCGCAAGGCTGCAGAGCAGTCGGCCGCCGAAGTTGCGCTCATGGAAATCGGCAAGTCTGTGGCGTTACCAACCAATGCAACCATCCCGGCAGTCGtaagttgttgattgttttttctTTCTCAAGTCTGGCTGTGCTTATGTGAAATGGTTAGAAAGAATATTGTGGGTAGCATATGGTTAGAAAGAATTTTGTGTTCAACGTAGAAGCTAGTAAGAGGATGGATGACAATCTATCTTTCtattctttggtggttcttgggAAGAACTAACCATCTGGCCCTCTTCAATCATGTAGTGGAAAAATCACCATTTGTGCTGCTGCCTACAGCATTTACATGCTTCCTTATTCCTAAATATGAGAAACATGCTTCATCGGTCCAGTTGTGATGATGCACAGATTGGGTCGACTATATGAATGCCATTATCTTCTGTGTTCCTTGTAGTTAGTCTTTGAATAGTGCCTGCAATTTTGGCCGTACTATCTTAAGGTGCATCGGTAAGCTCTTGTTTATTTCATTACTTTGCCACATTTAACATATCATTTACTCTCATTTGTGTGTGTTTATTTCTGAAGGAAATTGTTCGTATTTATCCAAGCCCCTCATCCTGCTAGTATCTTTGCTAAATGTAGGGTTCAGTTAGTAATGAAGATGCACAACTTCTTTTGCCTCGGTTTCTGAACCATGAACCGCACAATAGGGACAATTCCGTCCTTGAGAGACAAATCCATACCTCACAGTACAAGTACTAAATTTTTGATATCACATCTAAAACCATGCTTTATAGGATTGAGTGTGCTTACTTCGTAGGAGGATGACTGAATTAGAATAATAACAGTCTAGTGTCTTTCCTGCTGTGCTTTCTTGACACATCTTACCTTGCTTTCCAGCAAGAAACTGGTCTGTGCAAGAATCTTCTTCAGGAGTATGCTCAGAAGATGAATTATGCTATTCCATCTTATATTTGCAACAAACAAGGTCCATACATATGCACCGTAGAGATTGGTGGAATACAATACATTGGTGCTACAGCACGGACAAAGAAAGAGGCAGAGATAAAAGCTGCCCGAACTGCTCTTCTTGCAATCCAAGGTATTCTTTTCGTTTGCTCATTTTGTCCTGGTTATTCACTTTCGAAATTGTACCGTTCTCATCCTTTGGGTATTGAGGTTGGACATTGGATCATCCACCGGCTTTATTAGTTGCAGGCCAATCAGAGGGTTGTGCAAATGGTACCACAAAATATATTGTTGTGCCTGGCAAAAGGCAAGCTAAGGAGATCGAGAAAAAGCCTGTTGAAACTCCAAAATCACTTAAGACCAAGAAAGGTGGTTTTAAGAAGCAACGGAACAAGAATAAATTCATCAAGAAGAATGGCCAAGTTAACGAGGAAAAGGATGAGACTGGAGTGCCTGGAGATGCTCATCATTCAGATGTCCCTATGAAGCCAGCTGTAACAACAGAAGATCCATTGACCAACACTGAAATGATACAACCTGATGAAGCTTGGCCAATCGAACATGAACCGACCGGTGACACTGCAATGCTGCAACCTGATGAAGACGCTTGGCCATCCAAACATGAACCGACCGGTGACACTGCAATGCTGCAACCTGATGGCGAAGCTACAAAAGTGGAACAGGAGCAACTCAGTGACACAGCAATGCTGCAACCTGATGATGAAGGTGGAAGAGTAGAACATGAGCAACTCAGCAACGCTCCAATGGTGCTACATAATGAGGAAGCTAGAAATGTAAAGCAGGAAGCACTCATTGGCACTGCAATGCCCCAACCTCACGTGGAAGACAGAAGAGTGGGAGCAGAGCCACCTAGAGATGCTGCAATGGTGCAATCTAATGATGAAGCTAGATGCGTAAAGCAGGAGCTACTAATTGACGCTGCAATGCCTCTCCCCAATGAGGAGGCCGGAGCAGCTGCAAATCCTGTGCCATTGAGTGACTCCATAACAACACAACCTAATGCAGAGACTACAAATATAAATGAGTCACTGAGGAATGCAGCATCAGTGCAACATAATGAAGAAGCTAGGACCGTAAACCAGGAGCCACCCAGCAGTGCTTCACTGCTGCAACTCAAGGAACCCAGAGTCGAGAACGGTGAATTTGTTTCTGAAAACAAGGGCCAAACTCTGGGAGATGCATCTCGTGAGGCAAATAGGTCCAACGAAGATGTGCCAGAAAAGTGCTCAGATAATTCATCTGCTGTTACAAGTGTGGAATGATATGTGCTGTTTGAATCAAAATGCAATGGCCTTCCAGTTTTACATCTTGATTTGCAAACTAGTAAAACCTGAATAGCTGGCTTCGCATTTTAGAAATATAATTGCATAACAGATGGGCGAATGTGGACCGGCCGAGGTCGGTTGGTGCTCCATGTTGGCCATTAGTTATTAGGAAATTTGCATGATGATGTATCTCAAGTTGCTTATCTGATCAATGAACTATTAGTGAACTATTATTAATTAATAGTTGGTGTTTGTTATTATCACATGTTATGCCTTCAATTGGAGCGTTGTCCAtcaaatggccaaaataaatagCAGCATGCCTGACTTATTTTCATGTGTATTTGTTTCTAAATTTTTGTAACCAAATAATAAACAAAAATTTGTCAGATGCTTGGGAGACAATAGCAGGTATTGCTGCAACTG
This genomic window contains:
- the LOC109782444 gene encoding double-stranded RNA-binding protein 8 isoform X2, yielding MDGAGMATPPEANTSPAPNGGGCGGIRVENCYVFKSRLQEYAQKAGLMTPEYQTLKEGPSHEPIFKSSVVINNVKYDSLPGFFSRKAAEQSAAEVALMEIGKSVALPTNATIPAVQETGLCKNLLQEYAQKMNYAIPSYICNKQGPYICTVEIGGIQYIGATARTKKEAEIKAARTALLAIQGQSEGCANGTTKYIVVPGKRQAKEIEKKPVETPKSLKTKKGGFKKQRNKNKFIKKNGQVNEEKDETGVPGDAHHSDVPMKPAVTTEDPLTNTEMIQPDEAWPIEHEPTGDTAMLQPDEDAWPSKHEPTGDTAMLQPDGEATKVEQEQLSDTAMLQPDDEGGRVEHEQLSNAPMVLHNEEARNVKQEALIGTAMPQPHVEDRRVGAEPPRDAAMVQSNDEARCVKQELLIDAAMPLPNEEAGAAANPVPLSDSITTQPNAETTNINESLRNAASVQHNEEARTVNQEPPSSASLLQLKEPRVENGEFVSENKGQTLGDASREANRSNEDVPEKCSDNSSAVTSVE
- the LOC109782444 gene encoding double-stranded RNA-binding protein 8 isoform X1 → MDGAGMATPPEANTSPAPNGGGCGGIRVENCYVFKSRLQEYAQKAGLMTPEYQTLKEGPSHEPIFKSSVVINNVKYDSLPGFFSRKAAEQSAAEVALMEIGKSVALPTNATIPAVQETGLCKNLLQEYAQKMNYAIPSYICNKQGPYICTVEIGGIQYIGATARTKKEAEIKAARTALLAIQVAGQSEGCANGTTKYIVVPGKRQAKEIEKKPVETPKSLKTKKGGFKKQRNKNKFIKKNGQVNEEKDETGVPGDAHHSDVPMKPAVTTEDPLTNTEMIQPDEAWPIEHEPTGDTAMLQPDEDAWPSKHEPTGDTAMLQPDGEATKVEQEQLSDTAMLQPDDEGGRVEHEQLSNAPMVLHNEEARNVKQEALIGTAMPQPHVEDRRVGAEPPRDAAMVQSNDEARCVKQELLIDAAMPLPNEEAGAAANPVPLSDSITTQPNAETTNINESLRNAASVQHNEEARTVNQEPPSSASLLQLKEPRVENGEFVSENKGQTLGDASREANRSNEDVPEKCSDNSSAVTSVE